AGATAGTAGACTGACTTTAAAGCTGAAGAATCAAgtagggaagaggggagggggaaggagattgcttttgttttcagttccctttgtcattcaacaaacatttattaagtgcctacacaGTTCTATAGCAGTGTTAGGTTCTAgttaaaaagctaaaaacaaaagtCTACTTGGTCCTCAAGGAACTGGCATGTAGGGTGGGAGAGCCATTAGCTGAAGTACAGAAGAGCCTGTGTctacattgaaaatttaaaaagtaatttcccactgggacactgatgcattgttggtggagttgtgaaagaatccaaccattctggagagcaatctggaattatgcccaaaaagttatcaaaatgtgcataccctttgacccagccatagtactactgggcttatatcccaaggaaatactaaagaagggaaagggacctgtatgtgccaaaatgtttgtggcagcccttttcatagtggctagaagctggaagatgaatggatgtccatcaattggagaatggttgggtaaattatggtatatgaatgttatggaatattattgttctgtaagaaatgaccaacaggagaaatacagagaggcttggagagacttacatcaactgatgctaagtgaaacgagcagaaccagaagatcattatacacttcaacaatgatactgtacgaggatgtatgctgatggaagtggatatcttcaacatagagaagagctaatccaattccaattgattaatgatagacagaatcagctgcatccagaaaaggaacactgggaaatgagtgtaaattgttatttttaccttctgaatccaattcttcctgtgcaacaaggaattcggttctacacacatatattgtatctagaatatactgtaatatatttaacatgtataagactgcctgccatctgggggagggggttgggggaggaagggaaaaaatctgaatagaagtaagtgcaagggataatgttgtaaaaaattacccatgcatatgtactgtcaaaaaaaaagttataattataaaattaaattaaattttaaaaaaaaagtaatttccctTGATAATTAGGGGATTTTATATTCCATTAAAAGAACTGGAAAACCACACAAAGCTTCAACTGATATTCCTGTTATATCCCTTTACATCTCCCAAGGTTGGTTGGTTGtggtccttccttcttgaagaggaccaaaataacatttAGAGTTCAATTACAGTGTGTCAGACTtgggctgatcagaccaatacaagcccAGAATGTTCTGCCATAGGTCcaacacaaatagtccatatgaacatttagaGCAACTGCTTTAACATTGTGCTTCTCAGGGTTCTTCcaggctaattcaattctgctttgcactagagcacagcaccttctctgatgagggtacaCCAAACTGGGCAGCCCTGTATCAGCCTCTCTCAGGAACAatagattctaaagttcttagaGTGTTTTTTTGTAGCTTTTTCTAACCACCTTGTGTAAACTCTCCATAAAGGTTAAAGATTTGACAGCATCAAATGAAAACAGGAGGCAGCAAGAATTGTTGGAACAGCTAGCCACAGAGAGGTTTGGATTAAAGGTCATTAACCATTTAAAGAGTATATGATCAGAGGCTACTTCTCACCTCCTCAAGGAACCTACCTCAATCTAAATCCCAGGTCAGtggccctgggggggggggggaagaaaaggggggggggttgCCTATACATTTATACAGAGCTTTAAAGTTGGCTAAATGCTTAACTCGTTTCCTCAGCAGGAGAGTCaaactgggggtgggggaggggaaggtcaAATCTAAGGCTTGAGAGCTTCCCCAGACTTTGACACAAAAATCTGGTTCAAACTGAGTTTCCCTCTCTCCTGAAGATAGGAGACCAAGTGATATCGTCTTCTCCAGGTGACCTTTAGGCCGTATTTCTCTTCCGGAGTGTCCACGACTAGAGGGGGCTGGCAGGATGGCGGGGTCTGGGGCCGGTCCAGATTGAGGGGGCAGTGCCCCAGTCCTTGGTCCCTCGAAGTTGCAGCAACATCGCCCGTGGCCGCGCGCAAGCCTGCAATTTCCTTGTCAAGGGGATCAGGCTGCAGAGGGTCACAGCTCCTGGGGCTGGGTGGCCGAGTCGGCGGCCTTCCAGCCTCCTCGGCCCCATCCAAGCACGGAGCCTTTTGCTGGGCTGCGGCCTCCCGGAAGCAAGTCTCGGAGGCCGGGTCCGGCCCGTGGTGAGGGCTCTTTAAAGTCAAGGGCGGAAACCAATGAGACCGCAGCCAACGCCGCCGCCTCCGAGACGAGCCTCCGACCGGGAAGGGCAGGCGGCGGCGCCAGGACGTCTGCTGCTTGCGGCCTACGGGCAGCCAGCTGCCCAGGGGCTTCTTAAACTGGGGCGAAACCCAGGCTAGGCAGGTCTCGAGGTTTATTGGCCGCCGAGGCACAATCCGCGAAGGCGCAGGGCAGGGTCGCGGGGAGCCTCCACCGAGCTTGGGACCCTCCTGGGGACTCTCCAGGAATGACAGTTGGGCCTTGTGCGATGGGCCGTTGCTCTTCTTCCTGAGAGGCATCTACGGGAAAGGGAAGGGCAGTAGGCCACTTCATGATGTCTATCTGGGGGAAGCTGAGAGGCAGGAGTCGGAGTGGGCACAGGTACTCAACTAAAGTCCCAGACTGAATACTAAACCAATTTCCCCTCCAGGCCTTGAAGCCGGCATACCAGAGATGCGGCCCTGCTCTGATTGGTGGACACCTCACACGTGACTCGAAATGCTTGTGTCCAACTAACCTATTTCCTGTTGGATATTCCTGGGGCACTTGAGGATTTTGTTTTATCCCTACGTTCCTGGAATCCTAGGGCAGAGTGTGCTGCATCCTTGTGGAGGCTTAAACCTGGGTTTGGTGTCCAAAAGTTCTGGGCTCTAATTAAATATTAATCTGACAAATGCTCATGGTTGACCATTACAGTTTTGATAGTTGAAGAGGTTGttactttgtgtcaggcactatgctaagagtaAGGTATACAAAGTACTACAAAAACCAATTCCTACCCTAAAGGAGCTCGCATAGTAATGAGAAATTCTTAGTTATCTGCACCGCCAACTTGCTAATATGCTGAGTTCTGAAGATTGGGCAGGGGAACTACTGCTCTACTGCTcacaagaagtttataatctaatggaaaaTGGTAATGGGGTGATCTGACCTCTTAGATTCCTTTCagctataaatttattatttctagaTTAGCCAAAGTTGGAATTTACACAGAAATGGACCTCTTGAGTGAGAAAACAGGGGAATCTCTTTTTAGATGTTATCTCCAAGGTTCCTTTACCCCTAAATCTAGTCTTCTGGTTTAGCTAATGTTGGAACATAGGTAGGAATGAGCCTATTCTGGCCATTCCAGAGATCACAAAGCCATTCTTGGGGATTTTCCAACTCTTGTTGCTGTTACCATATATGTGTTTTTTATAAGGAAAAGTAAAATGGCCAGTGACTTGTCCACTGAACCAAACTAATGCCTCTTTGTATTCTCTAGTACAAGAGTAAAAATTGCTGGGCAGTTTTACAAGAATAAAAGAATAGTTTTAATGAAGCTGTTTACTGTCACCACTCATGTTTTCTCTGAATTCCCTTCAAACCTTTCCTAGCAGATATATCTTACTTCAGCAGAATAGTCAGTAAATAACAACTAGAGAAGGACAAACCCAAGTATTAACTAATAATAAAACAGCAAGACTATGCAGAAAACACATATGATACCTTGGGTCTATACTGTCAGCCTTAAAAGGACTGTCTTCAAACTGCTGATAATTGGCATTTATATTTAGTTAGGGCTTTAAAGTttaccaagtattttattttatcccttGAGTTTCATAATTCTGAAGTAGATGCCACAtgcattatccccattttacagatcaggaaattgacTCATGGAGGTAAGTTACTTCAACAGTCAGAAAGACAATAtgcattcattcagcaaacatcaAGTGCCTACTCTCTACTAGGCATTGtgctatctagccttaatcactgaataggtgcaGCCTTAGTCAAGGGGAGGCCtcttgaagaccttagcttaaaaaagtcaATGTCTCCATTTTATCCAGGACCATCACCTGATCCGTCTGGCCAGTGGACCCAGATAGCTTGCAGGGAAAAGTGAGggaggtgaccttgcacagccctccctcacttaaatccaattcacttgcatgtcatggtttcacctccctgatgtcatggtcctcatcaagaaaaaaggacaaaacaaGAAAACAGTCTTTGATTTCAGACAGTCTACCATCTTTTGGAAAACACAAGATCAGAAAAGTGGACACAAAATAATCTAAGGGTGAGATGCTAGCAAGGGGGGATAGAAGGAGATGGATTTAGGAGGTTGCACTTCGGCTAAATTTAAAGAAGGTAGGGATTCTAGGAAGGAGACATATGGACAGTATGTATTTAAAGCCTGGAAGATGTACAAAAGATAAATTATTGTTTAGAAGAACAGAATTTGGTCAATTTGGAATGTAAAGTATGTGAAGGAGAGTAATATGCAATAAACCTAGAAAGGTAGGCTAACACCAGACCATGAAGGATTATAAAAGTCAAACAATGTCATAGGCAGAATTTAAACCTAGATGTTTATGACCCCAAGTTCAACAGTCCATCTTTTTAGCTATGATGATTTTCATGGGGGAAAGTGGCTGATTTTATATTGGCCCCTAAAATATCAAGCAAGAAAAACAACTTCCTGTATTTCCCCCTTCctatctttttaacttttttttttttttaaccagttctAATGATTTTATGTAAAGCATTCAATACATTTGTGTATCTTTAGGCAGGTCCCTTAACTtcccttcaattttctcatctgtaaaatgaaaggagctGGATTGGATGACCTCTGAGACTTcctccagatctaaatctatgatcctgtaatcCAAATTAAAACCCACCCAAAGAGATACATTAGTATCTTTGGAGCAAAGAAACCAAAATTGTTAGACTCTGGATTTTAGGCCATTTATGTTCCTCCACCCCTGAAAAATTGGGTTTAAAAAACCCCTAAAGAGGTGACCCAGAAACCCCAATGCCCTTCATATACCATTGCATCACAATGAAGGATAGCAAAGGAAAACACTGTACAGGCCCATCCCTGTTCCTATATTGTCAGGACTGCCATTGTCTCCCTGTTCCTGTCTTTGAAGTATTTCCTTAAAGATAACAGTTGCACGATGTTAGTTAAGTAGGCTAACTATGTTTGGCTTTTGTATCTTGCTTGCCCAAAGCTAGTTAGTTAGATCTCTATATAAACCCTGTGCCTCATTTGCTTCCGACCATACACTTTGGGTAGAAATTCTGTATGGTCAGCCAGCTTTCAATAAACTCTCCACTTAAATTAAATTGGTCTCTACTCACATCTGTATCGTGGCATAACATCTTAACAAAAGGAAACACTACACTATGTAAAATACATAAGTAAATGAaaatctatttgatttttaatttcttgcaGGTAAAGGTAATGTCATTTATGTTTGTATTTTTCCTAGAGCTTGCTAAATAtgtatttaatgaatgaatggcaTCATgccaataaaacattttgcataacCCCTACCCTAGACACTGGAACATATTGGCATGTTCacatacagatatacacacacaaaaggtTAAACcttactttccagaatgattgtagtttggtgaccaaaaaaaaaatgtggtctGAAGTCAGagagtctggattcaaattcctacCTTTTCTACTTACTGTATCTTTGGTCAAGTTCCTTAACTTCTTTAAAGACTTGGATTGTGTGACTTttgaaatctcttccagctctatgtTCCTAAATTTGTCCTTAAAGTAGTAACATGGATTTTGATCTATAGGTAGAAGTTAGAGAAACCTCTTCCTTACCCTACCCTTACCCCTTACATCTGTCTCTTCAGATCTAAGCACATCCAGTATTTTGAAAGCAGGAAATTTTTGATGAAGCCTTGAATGAGAGAATATGAATCAGAAAGCAGCTGGTAAACTAAAATCAAGTTGCAGGAAATAATGTAATGCAGTGCTGGCAGGCTAGTCTTGTTAGAAAAAAGATTGTTTGTGCCCCAGCATAAAACTGCTTTCCTCTTCTGTgtgtttttaaaactaaaaagcttttagcTTTACAAACCTCCTACTGTTTCCAACCTGTTTCTCACTACTGGATGGAGAATAGGTGTTGATTTTTTCTTCCTGCAAATGGGCCCTTATGATACTAGTAAGAGAGTCCTGGAGTTTGTCattcaaataatattaattttaaaaatcaaagcacTATGTACTGAGTGAAAAAGTAGGGAACAGTTACTTAAATGTTAGCAACTGAAGACCTAGAAAGGATGAATACTGATGAGAAAGGCAGATGCTCCAATAATatcaagatataaataaaattgatcaAAACAGAGAGCAGGGAAGTCAGCCATATGACTAACCGCCAGATAACATTAGCTGAAAAAAGGCAGAGAACATAGAGGTTTGGATTAcattcaagttttaaaaaaataggtcagcaaagtgaaaaaaaaaaaaagtgaaaatgattaGCTGAATAACTAGACAAGTTACAGTTTCTCTGTATCTCAGTTACTACATCTGTAAGTTTAAAATATTGGACACATTTGTAGTTCTCAAAgcaaaaaattttgtaaaatttttgtgTGTTCTACCTAATAGGAATTACATGACAAAAACTTGGATACTAGCTGTATTGTCCCTTTATAATGTGGATTACCAAAATACCAGTCATATGCAGCCAATTTATTATGAAAATTGGCTAAATTTCCTCTGCT
The Sminthopsis crassicaudata isolate SCR6 chromosome 4, ASM4859323v1, whole genome shotgun sequence genome window above contains:
- the LOC141566121 gene encoding RAD9, HUS1, RAD1-interacting nuclear orphan protein 1-like encodes the protein MPLRKKSNGPSHKAQLSFLESPQEGPKLGGGSPRPCPAPSRIVPRRPINLETCLAWVSPQFKKPLGSWLPVGRKQQTSWRRRLPFPVGGSSRRRRRWLRSHWFPPLTLKSPHHGPDPASETCFREAAAQQKAPCLDGAEEAGRPPTRPPSPRSCDPLQPDPLDKEIAGLRAATGDVAATSRDQGLGHCPLNLDRPQTPPSCQPPLVVDTPEEKYGLKVTWRRRYHLVSYLQERGKLSLNQIFVSKSGEALKP